One Nonomuraea angiospora DNA segment encodes these proteins:
- a CDS encoding HAD family hydrolase, translating into MSSQEEIFVKVIVFDAMGVLYRYGNVQGRVLIPYLRAQGCAAPEEEIRAAYRSVTLGRMTTDEFWPALGLTARDQHYCGEHQLTDGTREALDELAGDGFELACLSNDAAAWSAILRRRFGLDRRVRRWFVSSDLGARKPDPAAYEAVLGELGVPAEQMLFVDDRPVNLVPARSLGMRAVLFRSDDTGVPSEPCVESMPELVAAAKAGGRPGRPGRRG; encoded by the coding sequence ATGTCGAGTCAGGAGGAGATCTTCGTGAAGGTGATCGTCTTCGATGCGATGGGCGTCCTGTACCGGTACGGCAACGTCCAGGGCCGGGTGCTCATCCCGTACCTGCGGGCCCAGGGCTGCGCGGCGCCGGAGGAGGAGATCCGCGCGGCGTACCGGTCGGTGACGCTCGGGCGGATGACCACGGACGAGTTCTGGCCGGCACTCGGCCTGACGGCGCGGGATCAGCACTACTGCGGGGAACACCAGCTCACCGACGGCACCCGCGAGGCCCTGGACGAGCTGGCGGGCGACGGGTTCGAGCTGGCGTGCCTGAGCAACGACGCGGCGGCGTGGTCGGCGATCCTGCGCCGCCGCTTCGGCCTGGACCGGCGCGTCCGGCGCTGGTTCGTCAGCTCGGACCTCGGGGCCCGCAAGCCCGACCCGGCCGCCTACGAGGCGGTGCTCGGCGAGCTGGGCGTGCCCGCCGAGCAGATGCTGTTCGTGGACGACCGGCCGGTCAACCTGGTCCCGGCGCGCTCGCTGGGGATGCGTGCCGTGCTGTTCCGCAGCGACGACACCGGTGTCCCGTCCGAGCCCTGCGTCGAGAGCATGCCTGAGCTGGTCGCGGCTGCTAAGGCAGGAGGCCGTCCAGGGCGGCCAGGTCGTCGGGGGTGA
- a CDS encoding HesB/IscA family protein codes for MLTLTANAAQAIRDLTSSAPEPSQSGIRISSQGEGASSLTLTLATAPEPADEVVEAEGARVYLDPVAATVLEDKSLDAGADDQGSVSFLVKEQTA; via the coding sequence GTGCTCACCCTGACAGCCAACGCAGCCCAGGCGATCCGCGATCTGACCTCGTCTGCGCCCGAACCTTCTCAGAGCGGGATCCGCATCTCGTCTCAGGGAGAGGGCGCGAGTTCGCTCACCCTTACGCTGGCCACCGCTCCGGAGCCGGCGGACGAGGTCGTCGAGGCCGAGGGGGCGCGCGTTTACCTCGACCCCGTGGCCGCCACCGTATTGGAGGACAAGTCACTGGACGCCGGAGCCGACGACCAGGGAAGCGTGTCGTTCCTGGTCAAGGAACAGACGGCGTGA
- a CDS encoding MerR family transcriptional regulator — MALYSIGDLARRTGLTVKTIRFYSDRGIVPPADRGPTGYRLYDVDAVARLELVRTLRDLGVDLPTIRRVVEREVSLPEVAAAHAEALAVQIRTLRLRRAVLTAVARRGSSPEEMDLMHKLARLSEDERRRLVDDFLAAAFDGLDTLPGFAGPMRSMTPELPDDPSPEQVEAWVELAGLAQDADFRAAVRRTAARYAAERDEAGHAGEPPRPDPAALARDHARPALAAGLAPTAPEADPVVAAVVAAYARDRGLPDGPALRRRLLERLEEANDPRRERYLELLAVINGWAAPDPLTPALDWFTEALRARLE, encoded by the coding sequence ATGGCGCTCTACTCCATCGGTGACCTGGCCCGGCGCACCGGGCTGACGGTCAAGACCATCCGGTTCTACTCCGATCGGGGGATCGTGCCGCCTGCCGACCGCGGCCCCACCGGCTACCGCCTTTACGACGTCGACGCCGTCGCACGCCTGGAGCTCGTACGGACGCTGCGCGACCTGGGAGTGGACCTGCCCACGATCCGACGGGTCGTGGAGCGCGAGGTCTCGCTCCCCGAGGTCGCCGCGGCGCACGCCGAAGCGCTGGCCGTGCAGATCCGCACGCTCCGGCTGCGGCGCGCGGTGCTCACGGCGGTGGCCAGGCGCGGCTCCAGCCCCGAGGAAATGGATCTCATGCACAAACTGGCAAGACTCTCCGAGGACGAACGCCGCCGTCTCGTCGACGACTTCCTGGCGGCCGCCTTCGACGGCCTGGACACCCTTCCGGGGTTCGCCGGGCCCATGCGCTCGATGACGCCCGAGCTGCCCGACGACCCCTCGCCCGAGCAGGTGGAGGCGTGGGTGGAGCTGGCCGGGCTCGCGCAGGACGCGGACTTCCGGGCCGCCGTCCGGCGTACGGCCGCCCGGTACGCGGCCGAACGGGACGAGGCAGGGCACGCCGGCGAGCCACCGCGCCCCGATCCGGCCGCGCTGGCCCGCGACCACGCCCGCCCGGCCCTGGCGGCGGGCCTCGCCCCCACCGCCCCCGAGGCGGACCCCGTGGTGGCGGCGGTCGTGGCCGCGTACGCGCGCGACCGCGGCCTCCCGGACGGCCCCGCCCTCCGGCGGCGGCTGCTGGAGCGGCTGGAGGAGGCGAACGACCCGCGCAGGGAGCGCTACCTGGAGCTGCTGGCGGTGATCAACGGCTGGGCCGCCCCGGACCCGCTGACCCCCGCCCTCGACTGGTTCACCGAGGCCCTGCGCGCCCGCCTGGAGTGA
- a CDS encoding DUF1918 domain-containing protein, whose translation MRANVGDHLIVHGKVVGQRDRIGEIVEIRGENGTPPFRVRFEDGHEQLVFPGPDAVVQPAGSA comes from the coding sequence ATGCGCGCGAACGTCGGTGACCACCTGATCGTCCATGGCAAAGTCGTCGGCCAGAGAGACCGGATAGGCGAGATCGTCGAGATCCGGGGCGAGAACGGCACGCCGCCGTTCCGGGTGCGATTCGAGGACGGGCACGAGCAGCTCGTCTTCCCGGGGCCCGACGCGGTGGTCCAGCCCGCCGGCTCCGCCTGA
- a CDS encoding alpha/beta hydrolase produces the protein MASFARLAGRAVAGAGVLALSPVLGLATLAGMAMVGAQATTFTVTGLAVFASVFFLGLLLCVPRPRAAWGRWLRALVILGVEAAVVWPVALATLRPPQPPAPPAPVAGQREWRLPTGSELAYVRFAPKRVTRPDPVVFLHGGPGVADLAAASAFFGKLTADGYQVYVYDQLGAGRSARLRDPGEYGLTRDVEDLEAIRQTVGADRLNLVAHDYGAQLATAYLAAHPDRVAKAVLASPTGLPPERKPDGEVELAAMFGRGGSPDPRLLAVSTLLRVDPRAAHDFAGDRELDAYLGLVRQGAPHPCPAAAATGSGGYVGLTGRTAPSSLPLSLSEAKAPVLIVKSPCDEQGWTSAMDYRRALPSATLAYLGDEVSTDAYASQAYLGVLRAFLDGRPVRAYEGERPPPGYRGPS, from the coding sequence GTGGCTTCTTTCGCCAGACTGGCCGGGCGGGCAGTGGCGGGCGCCGGGGTGCTGGCCCTGTCGCCGGTCCTCGGGCTGGCCACTTTGGCCGGGATGGCGATGGTGGGCGCGCAGGCGACCACGTTCACGGTGACGGGGCTGGCGGTCTTCGCGTCGGTGTTCTTCCTGGGGCTGCTGCTCTGCGTGCCCAGGCCGAGGGCGGCGTGGGGGCGCTGGTTGCGGGCGCTGGTGATCCTCGGGGTGGAGGCGGCCGTCGTGTGGCCGGTCGCTCTCGCCACGCTGCGCCCGCCGCAGCCCCCCGCTCCCCCGGCGCCGGTGGCGGGGCAACGCGAGTGGCGGCTGCCGACGGGCTCGGAGCTGGCGTACGTCCGGTTCGCGCCGAAGCGGGTCACGCGCCCCGACCCCGTGGTGTTCCTGCACGGCGGGCCCGGCGTGGCCGACCTGGCGGCCGCCTCGGCCTTCTTCGGGAAGCTGACGGCGGACGGCTACCAGGTCTACGTCTACGACCAGCTCGGGGCCGGGCGCTCGGCCCGGCTGCGGGACCCCGGCGAGTACGGCCTGACGCGCGACGTGGAGGACCTGGAGGCCATCAGGCAGACCGTGGGCGCCGACCGGCTCAACCTCGTCGCCCACGACTACGGCGCCCAGCTCGCCACCGCCTACCTGGCCGCGCACCCCGACCGGGTCGCCAAGGCCGTGCTGGCCTCCCCCACCGGGCTGCCGCCGGAGCGGAAGCCGGACGGCGAGGTGGAGCTGGCGGCGATGTTCGGGCGGGGCGGCTCGCCGGACCCGCGCCTGCTGGCCGTCTCCACGCTGCTGCGGGTGGACCCGCGGGCGGCGCACGACTTCGCGGGCGACCGGGAGCTGGACGCCTACCTCGGCCTCGTCCGGCAGGGGGCGCCGCACCCGTGCCCGGCCGCCGCCGCGACCGGCTCCGGGGGCTACGTCGGCCTGACCGGGCGGACGGCGCCGTCCTCGCTCCCGTTGAGCCTGTCCGAGGCGAAGGCCCCGGTGCTGATCGTCAAAAGCCCGTGTGACGAGCAGGGCTGGACGTCGGCCATGGACTACCGGCGGGCGCTGCCGTCGGCCACGCTCGCCTACCTCGGCGACGAGGTCTCCACGGACGCCTATGCGAGCCAGGCGTACCTCGGGGTCCTGCGGGCGTTCCTGGACGGCCGCCCGGTGCGGGCGTACGAGGGCGAGCGCCCGCCGCCCGGCTACCGCGGCCCGAGCTGA
- a CDS encoding acetylxylan esterase — MPLFDLPLEQLRSYLPERDEPADFDAFWSRTLGEAREFDLSAEYVPYDLPLATVDVFDVSFAGWGGHRINGWFLVPRGVEGPVPCVMHYIGYSGGRGFPKDHLFWPSAGYAVFVMETRGHGGANTGSPGATGDPHGSASPQAPGMMTRGILDPDDYYYRRVFTDAVRAVDAALEHPAVDASRVVVSGGSQGGGIAQATAALHPAVKAALIDVPFLTHFRRAVEITGRDPYQELVRFLSTRRDTADQVFRTLSYFDGLNFAARGQVPALYSVALMDDVCPPSTVFAGYNHWQGPKEISVWPWNGHEGGGGFQTEEQLRYLHKLLSDG; from the coding sequence GTGCCACTGTTCGACCTGCCGCTTGAGCAACTCCGCAGCTACCTCCCCGAACGCGACGAGCCCGCCGACTTCGACGCGTTCTGGTCACGCACCCTGGGCGAGGCCAGGGAGTTCGACCTGAGCGCCGAGTACGTCCCGTACGACCTGCCCCTCGCCACCGTCGACGTGTTCGACGTGTCCTTCGCGGGCTGGGGCGGGCACCGGATCAACGGGTGGTTCCTGGTGCCGCGCGGCGTGGAGGGCCCGGTGCCGTGCGTGATGCACTACATCGGCTACAGCGGCGGGCGCGGGTTCCCCAAGGACCACCTGTTCTGGCCCTCGGCCGGGTACGCGGTGTTCGTGATGGAGACGCGTGGCCACGGCGGCGCGAACACCGGCAGTCCCGGCGCGACCGGGGACCCGCACGGCAGCGCCTCGCCGCAGGCGCCGGGCATGATGACCCGGGGCATCCTCGACCCGGACGACTACTACTACCGGCGCGTCTTCACCGACGCCGTCAGAGCCGTGGACGCGGCACTTGAGCACCCGGCGGTGGACGCGAGCCGGGTCGTGGTCTCGGGCGGCAGCCAGGGCGGCGGCATCGCGCAGGCCACGGCCGCGCTGCACCCGGCGGTCAAGGCGGCGCTGATCGACGTGCCGTTCCTGACCCACTTCCGGCGGGCGGTCGAGATCACCGGGAGGGACCCGTACCAGGAGCTGGTGCGGTTCCTGTCCACCCGCAGGGACACCGCCGACCAGGTCTTCCGCACGCTGTCATACTTCGACGGGCTCAACTTCGCCGCCCGCGGCCAGGTGCCCGCGCTCTACTCGGTGGCGCTGATGGACGACGTCTGCCCGCCGTCGACGGTGTTCGCCGGTTACAACCATTGGCAGGGCCCGAAGGAGATCTCCGTGTGGCCCTGGAACGGCCACGAGGGCGGCGGCGGCTTCCAGACGGAGGAGCAGCTGCGCTACCTCCACAAGCTTCTCAGCGACGGCTGA
- a CDS encoding aldo/keto reductase: MLTGPGYWGPRLDPDEAVAILRRAVERGVTLVDTADNYGPDLAEELVARALHPYPDDLVVATKGGVVRTGPNVWHVSGRPERLRAMCEASLRRLKTDTVDLYQLHRIDPEVPLADQLGTLAELRQEGKIRHVGLDTVTVEELERALEITQIASVQNRFNLLDRESAPVLRACEERGLAFLPWFPLGNGSLARDGVPEVARRHGASAGQVALAWLLHHSPVILPTPGTGSLAHLEENLDAAAVELTPDDLAALDGLLP; the protein is encoded by the coding sequence ATGCTCACCGGCCCCGGCTACTGGGGGCCGCGCCTCGACCCGGACGAGGCCGTCGCCATCCTGCGCCGCGCCGTGGAACGCGGGGTGACGCTCGTCGACACGGCCGACAACTACGGGCCCGACCTCGCCGAGGAGCTGGTGGCGCGGGCGCTGCACCCGTACCCGGACGATCTGGTGGTGGCGACCAAGGGCGGCGTCGTCCGCACGGGCCCCAACGTCTGGCACGTCTCCGGGCGGCCCGAGCGGCTGCGCGCCATGTGCGAGGCGAGCCTGCGCCGGCTCAAGACCGACACCGTCGACCTCTACCAGCTCCACCGGATCGACCCGGAGGTGCCGCTGGCCGACCAGCTCGGCACCCTCGCCGAGCTGCGGCAGGAGGGCAAGATCCGGCACGTCGGCCTCGACACGGTCACCGTGGAGGAGCTGGAGCGGGCGCTGGAGATCACGCAGATCGCCTCGGTGCAGAACCGCTTCAACCTGCTGGACCGCGAGTCCGCGCCGGTGCTGCGGGCGTGCGAGGAGCGCGGGCTGGCGTTCTTGCCGTGGTTCCCCCTGGGCAACGGCTCGCTGGCCCGCGACGGCGTGCCGGAGGTGGCGCGGCGGCACGGGGCGAGCGCCGGTCAGGTGGCGCTGGCGTGGCTGCTGCACCACTCGCCCGTCATCCTGCCCACGCCGGGCACCGGGTCGCTCGCCCACCTGGAGGAGAACCTGGACGCGGCCGCCGTCGAGCTCACCCCCGACGACCTGGCCGCCCTGGACGGCCTCCTGCCTTAG